gtctctaagtctaaggttcactaacacgtcaagttttattgcctcaaaacttgaactaaatggaaaatcatgctccggtacactcatttaactcattaagaaaatggttttcgagaagaaatcgaaagctcgcgaaaatcaagtaaaaattgaaaagaaaaaaaatcgagaaaattcgcaaagatcgataaagttttctgaaatttgtgaattaactgattgtgcgccttcggctcgttccgcaaaggtcatacttgccaaaacaacaaacttagaagcgaggacgtaatataccattctggaaaattcaagaaaattttcaaaattttcttaattttgaaaaaaaaaatcaaaatgtacttgagctgcttaggatcaacaggaatctcggttttcaaaattatttcacccattcacctttcgaaatctttatttcattttccagccgtttcaagccggcttgagccgtgtttttggcaccggctcggctgcggcgcggcttgctcaaaaatggccggcggcggcttattttcggcggcgctcatgcctgcaAGAAAGGCTCCCAAAATATCAGCGGAGTGGAGAAAacgactattttctcgcctgcgttgttAAATTTACCATTCGAATTGTTTAGGTGAAAAGCAAAGAAAAGCCGAAGAAATCGTCTTCAACCGAAGAAGGCGATGATGATCCGGAAGGCTTTTCCGTTGAAGAGAATTCGACGTCTCAAAGCTCACCGAAAACATCTCCACACAatcgaaaaacgaaaatattcaattcgaATGGCTATGAGGCCCACTTGATCGATAGTTTGGAGAAGGACATTTTGCAGAGGGATCCGAGTATTCAGTGGAACGATGTAGCTGGCTTGAATGATGCCAAGGCTATTCTGCAAGAGGCTGTCGTGTTGCCTGTTATAATGCCAGAGTTTTTCAAGGGAATACGTCGACCTTGGAAGGTAagattatcaaaaattttcgtccGAAGTCACTGTATGCTGCAGAGTCTGCATTATGTGTGTTTCCAACGTAATGCAATCTTATCATTCGTAGGGCATCTTAATGGTAGGACCGCCAGGAACAGGCAAAACAATGTTGGCCAAGGCAGTGGCAACCGAATGTGGTACAACCTTCTTTAACGTCTCTTCCAGTACTCTCACCTCGAAATATCGCGGAGaaagtgaaaaattggttCGATTGCTATTCGAAATGGCCCGTTTCCACGCTCCAAGCACCATATTTATCGACGAAATTGATTCACTTTGTGCCAGCCGCGGTACCGACACCGAACATGAAGCCAGTCGACGGTTCAAAGCTGAATTACTGATACAAATGGATGGACTGAATGCGTCGAACAATgacaataaaatcataatGGTCTTGGCGGCGACCAATCATCCATGGGACATTGATGAGGCGTTTCGGAGGCGTTTTGAAAAGCGAATTTACATTGGTCTTCCAAATGGTATTGCGCGAATTGGCGACGATAGGTGGAGAttcgattaaaatttctttgtcTTTCGCAGAGGACACCCGATCGGCGTTGCTGAATTTGTGTTTAAAAGACATCTTGCTGTCGTCTACCCTCGATATAAAACAGGTCTCCGACAGTCTAACAGGATACACCGGTTCCGACATCAGTAACGTTTGTCGGGACGCAGCTATGATGGCAATGCGACGGAAAATAACCGGGCGATCGCCGTcggaaattaagaaaattcgcCGTGAAGACGTTGATTTGCCGGTGACTGAGCAAGACTTTCAAGAGGCGATGCTTCGCACCCGAAAATCGGTGTCAATGGGTGACGTTGCACGCTTCGAAAAGTGGATGGACGAATATGGATCGTGCTGAGAATTTGATACGCTCAATTTTTATCtgaaaaactcaattttaaaatcacaaaattattatacTCAATACAGTTGCTTCACCATTAATAACAAATATTATGGCGGTTtccatttattataaaattgcACCAGCAGAGGTGGAAGGTTCAAGGGAGTGTTAAGCTGATAACGTTGTGTGTTTAACTTTGGAGAGCTGTCGGCAGCTTTGAgctttttctttgaattctatcccaacaaaaatctcttcgagaaaagtttgacgcagtctttgaagtacaatttctaaaatgaatgatatcgctagagttgacgctttcagcttcgttacgcaaaaattaaattttacacccaattttagttcaaacaagctggcttaggttttctcatcatctgccaaataatttttaccaaaaaaaaatttgactggaaacaaccaaaattttaccaaaaaaatctgcgtcgcaaagtaacagataaattttcttgctggtctgttcctgaacatttgccactttgcgacgcagatttttttggtaaaattttggttgtttccagtcaaatttttttttggtaaaaattatttggcagatgatgagaaaaactaagccagcttgcttgaactaaaattgggtgtaaaatttaatttttgcgtaacgaagctgaaagcgtcaactctagcgatatcattcattttagaaattgtacttcaaagactccgtcacacttttctcgaagagatttttgttgggatatcagtcgttttagaagttttagaacactgctttttataacagtttataacagaaattcggaaatttggcaaatttgaaaatttgacgaaatttgaaaatttgacgaaaatcgaaaatttgacgaaattcgaaaatttgacgaaatttaacgaaaatcgaaaatttgactaaaatcgaaaatttgacgaaattcgaaaatttgacgaagaaagtaattctctatctgccactattcaagaaatatctccaaagccccaattgacccacccatttccaactttcgacatttttaacaaatgcccttcttttctactcgtaaaactctgagactttgccgaagaaagtaactctctatctttcataaccaaaaaaaatattagtcctttcatcttacgctcgagtagctcaaaatttggtcactctaatcactctagctcaaacgaatctgacccgatttttttaattattttttttgttcgaatacctttcatttgatgggtcgcacgcctctgtaggtttcaatacagctaagctacagccgaaaacgcgttcccgaccctcgaaaaccacactcagaaaccacttcgaggccaataaaacaaaattctggtttttcctggggtaatggcgtatcacaatttcatttttatgcccatcctgaggttcctgcaaaatttcatgtagattggctgactagtttccgatatcgaccgtcgatagatagatagatagaaacatacagagtaagttgaaagattttgattgtttggaaaacgttaatttggtgcattttctatcaaaatgaccaacttcaaaacgatgtatctccggcaattttaaacctacatagtcgagtgatagctcgttttgctcgtatttgaagcgagaataagATAgtataggatttgtggtgatctAAACCAAAGGatagaaacttaaattctcgcctacatatagttgccgcgtctcaaaaaattttcttcgttcttttttcgGAAGtgagactgcgtcaagtcctccgctaacgctccggacatgatttcgCTAGAATCGAAAAGAATCTAAGAGCTCTTCGATTCCAACCCGACCATTTTTACGACAATCGTATTTTTCGTATATCATGCCTTAAAATTGATGGAACTAACTAAACCAAACTGATTCACAAAAGTCGCATCAgttaaaatacatttacacAGAAAAGAACGATTCAGTATAATAGCTCAGGCtcttatgtcgaaaaaaaaccaGTTCCCAATGCTGGGGAActgatcgaaaatttgacaatgggATATGATAGAGGGGTCACAGTTGtggaactatttttttttgtggacaTGGCGAACCGGTAGTAACGGTAAAATAACCTGTTTAGTCTAAAACTTGAATATCTCcgttaaaaagtaaaattttcttatggGCTTTGGTTCGCACGAAAGCCAGATTCAATGCTGACATTTTGTGGAAGAAATCTTTTCTAAGACTGGACTAATGTCTTAGCTATTTGACATTCCCAAAAAAGTGACACAAAAAACCCGCTGAATTACCACTGACCATAaatcactgacaaaaaatcgaaacTTATTTTATTGACATGGAGTCCTTTGGGGAGCTGATGACTAGCACTTTCTGATCTAGCCGGCCGAGCATGTGAGCTTTTCAGAGGTCAGATTTTGCATATATTCTATAAACTGTGAAGCGgttcttttggattttttatgCCTAAAATGTGGtcaaagtgtgacaatacCTATTCGTAGGAAgaacgaacaatttttttcaattctgaATGCTCCATCCGATCCCAATTCTAGAAAGCCCGGATCGGGATCATGTTCGTTCCCATCAAGTTTGTTTTATGGTTTTCTACTGGATTTATAGCATCTTGGAGGTGAGCAGAGGTAAGTTCCTGTAATTCCATTATTCCTGCTGTACAATCTACCCTATTCCCATTCTAAG
This DNA window, taken from Bradysia coprophila strain Holo2 unplaced genomic scaffold, BU_Bcop_v1 contig_151, whole genome shotgun sequence, encodes the following:
- the LOC119074335 gene encoding katanin p60 ATPase-containing subunit A1 isoform X2; this translates as MLGAKIYSDETVRRVTREKIVVRGQTTITFSPTFESSVTSSGFQHMARMMDSLIIDNFPPYTYTKITTHRPRVGTTIKKSATVTNLPHTAASANRSNSHKNKIPTQEVSPIPRNPTATLPPHQSSVNNQSDNRWISSLRQSLRRRDPEIQPTLPSINNHHLHHNSHTPPISVGFSIPNEKRIRTGKISANIRKSRSVDRMRTRKVKSKEKPKKSSSTEEGDDDPEGFSVEENSTSQSSPKTSPHNRKTKIFNSNGYEAHLIDSLEKDILQRDPSIQWNDVAGLNDAKAILQEAVVLPVIMPEFFKGIRRPWKGILMVGPPGTGKTMLAKAVATECGTTFFNVSSSTLTSKYRGESEKLVRLLFEMARFHAPSTIFIDEIDSLCASRGTDTEHEASRRFKAELLIQMDGLNASNNDNKIIMVLAATNHPWDIDEAFRRRFEKRIYIGLPNEDTRSALLNLCLKDILLSSTLDIKQVSDSLTGYTGSDISNVCRDAAMMAMRRKITGRSPSEIKKIRREDVDLPVTEQDFQEAMLRTRKSVSMGDVARFEKWMDEYGSC
- the LOC119074335 gene encoding katanin p60 ATPase-containing subunit A1 isoform X3, whose product is MARMMDSLIIDNFPPYTYTKITTHRPRVGTTIKKSATVTNLPHTAASANRSNSHKNKIPTQEVSPIPRNPTATLPPHQSSVNNQSDNRWISSLRQSLRRRDPEIQPTLPSINNHHLHHNSHTPPISVGFSIPNEKRIRTGKISANIRKSRSVDRMRTRKVKSKEKPKKSSSTEEGDDDPEGFSVEENSTSQSSPKTSPHNRKTKIFNSNGYEAHLIDSLEKDILQRDPSIQWNDVAGLNDAKAILQEAVVLPVIMPEFFKGIRRPWKGILMVGPPGTGKTMLAKAVATECGTTFFNVSSSTLTSKYRGESEKLVRLLFEMARFHAPSTIFIDEIDSLCASRGTDTEHEASRRFKAELLIQMDGLNASNNDNKIIMVLAATNHPWDIDEAFRRRFEKRIYIGLPNEDTRSALLNLCLKDILLSSTLDIKQVSDSLTGYTGSDISNVCRDAAMMAMRRKITGRSPSEIKKIRREDVDLPVTEQDFQEAMLRTRKSVSMGDVARFEKWMDEYGSC
- the LOC119074335 gene encoding katanin p60 ATPase-containing subunit A1 isoform X1, giving the protein MDSAPTDETGSSHIPYGMLRNFSNSNPTLNKHPNVHVEYQLSMPIDVAAYRHPPYSSLWNLNQSSVTSSGFQHMARMMDSLIIDNFPPYTYTKITTHRPRVGTTIKKSATVTNLPHTAASANRSNSHKNKIPTQEVSPIPRNPTATLPPHQSSVNNQSDNRWISSLRQSLRRRDPEIQPTLPSINNHHLHHNSHTPPISVGFSIPNEKRIRTGKISANIRKSRSVDRMRTRKVKSKEKPKKSSSTEEGDDDPEGFSVEENSTSQSSPKTSPHNRKTKIFNSNGYEAHLIDSLEKDILQRDPSIQWNDVAGLNDAKAILQEAVVLPVIMPEFFKGIRRPWKGILMVGPPGTGKTMLAKAVATECGTTFFNVSSSTLTSKYRGESEKLVRLLFEMARFHAPSTIFIDEIDSLCASRGTDTEHEASRRFKAELLIQMDGLNASNNDNKIIMVLAATNHPWDIDEAFRRRFEKRIYIGLPNEDTRSALLNLCLKDILLSSTLDIKQVSDSLTGYTGSDISNVCRDAAMMAMRRKITGRSPSEIKKIRREDVDLPVTEQDFQEAMLRTRKSVSMGDVARFEKWMDEYGSC